One part of the Solea solea chromosome 1, fSolSol10.1, whole genome shotgun sequence genome encodes these proteins:
- the adcyap1a gene encoding adenylate cyclase activating polypeptide 1a isoform X2 has product MSSKATLALLIYGIIMHYSVHCSPVGLSFPSVRLESEVYDEDGNSLPSLEYDRDQMDARSPPSDYVYTLYYPTEKRTERHADGMFNKAYRKALGQLSARKYLHSLMAKRVGGGKAEEDSSEPLSKRHSDGIFTDSYSRYRKQMAVKKYLAAVLGKSLEDIDFHQILQDINFDALPDGDEFEAFLGDWLKQLSPEFLAL; this is encoded by the exons ATGTCAAGCAAAGCAACTTTAGCCTTACTCATCTATGGAATCATAATGCATTACAGCGTCCACTGCTCGCCTGTGGGACTCAGCTTCCCCAGTGTTAG ACTCGAAAGTGAGGTTTATGATGAGGATGGGAACTCCTTGCCGTCCCTGGAGTATGACAGGGATCAAATGGATGCGAGAAGCCCTCCGTCCGACTATGTCTACACTTTGTATTaccccacagagaaaag AACGGAAAGGCATGCAGACGGCATGTTTAATAAAGCCTACAGGAAAGCGCTGGGTCAGTTATCAGCCAGGAAATATCTCCATTCTCTGATGGCAAAGCGTGTAGG cGGGGGGAAAGCGGAGGAGGACAGCTCAGAGCCTCTGTCCAAGCGACACTCAGACGGGATCTTCACGGACAGCTACAGCCGCTACCGAAAGCAAATGGCCGTCAAGAAATACCTGGCAGCCGTCCTTGGGAAAAG CCTTGAAGACATAGATTTTCACCAAATCCTACAAGACATAAACTTTGACGCCCTCCCGGACGGGGATGAGTTTGAGGCTTTTTTGGGAGACTGGCTGAAACAGCTCTCTCCCGAATTTCTG GCTTTGTGA
- the adcyap1a gene encoding adenylate cyclase activating polypeptide 1a isoform X1, which produces MSSKATLALLIYGIIMHYSVHCSPVGLSFPSVRLESEVYDEDGNSLPSLEYDRDQMDARSPPSDYVYTLYYPTEKRTERHADGMFNKAYRKALGQLSARKYLHSLMAKRVGGGKAEEDSSEPLSKRHSDGIFTDSYSRYRKQMAVKKYLAAVLGKSLEDIDFHQILQDINFDALPDGDEFEAFLGDWLKQLSPEFLVSFRLIPEAASLQGDVLCPSPFFFPLTFNSQTL; this is translated from the exons ATGTCAAGCAAAGCAACTTTAGCCTTACTCATCTATGGAATCATAATGCATTACAGCGTCCACTGCTCGCCTGTGGGACTCAGCTTCCCCAGTGTTAG ACTCGAAAGTGAGGTTTATGATGAGGATGGGAACTCCTTGCCGTCCCTGGAGTATGACAGGGATCAAATGGATGCGAGAAGCCCTCCGTCCGACTATGTCTACACTTTGTATTaccccacagagaaaag AACGGAAAGGCATGCAGACGGCATGTTTAATAAAGCCTACAGGAAAGCGCTGGGTCAGTTATCAGCCAGGAAATATCTCCATTCTCTGATGGCAAAGCGTGTAGG cGGGGGGAAAGCGGAGGAGGACAGCTCAGAGCCTCTGTCCAAGCGACACTCAGACGGGATCTTCACGGACAGCTACAGCCGCTACCGAAAGCAAATGGCCGTCAAGAAATACCTGGCAGCCGTCCTTGGGAAAAG CCTTGAAGACATAGATTTTCACCAAATCCTACAAGACATAAACTTTGACGCCCTCCCGGACGGGGATGAGTTTGAGGCTTTTTTGGGAGACTGGCTGAAACAGCTCTCTCCCGAATTTCTGGTGAGTTTCAGGCTCATTCCTGAGGCCGCATCTTTGCAGGGGGACGTCTTGTGTCCCtcccctttcttttttcctctcacctTTAACTCGCAAACCTTGTGA
- the adcyap1a gene encoding adenylate cyclase activating polypeptide 1a isoform X3 — MSSKATLALLIYGIIMHYSVHCSPVGLSFPSVRLESEVYDEDGNSLPSLEYDRDQMDARSPPSDYVYTLYYPTEKSGGKAEEDSSEPLSKRHSDGIFTDSYSRYRKQMAVKKYLAAVLGKSLEDIDFHQILQDINFDALPDGDEFEAFLGDWLKQLSPEFLVSFRLIPEAASLQGDVLCPSPFFFPLTFNSQTL, encoded by the exons ATGTCAAGCAAAGCAACTTTAGCCTTACTCATCTATGGAATCATAATGCATTACAGCGTCCACTGCTCGCCTGTGGGACTCAGCTTCCCCAGTGTTAG ACTCGAAAGTGAGGTTTATGATGAGGATGGGAACTCCTTGCCGTCCCTGGAGTATGACAGGGATCAAATGGATGCGAGAAGCCCTCCGTCCGACTATGTCTACACTTTGTATTaccccacagagaaaag cGGGGGGAAAGCGGAGGAGGACAGCTCAGAGCCTCTGTCCAAGCGACACTCAGACGGGATCTTCACGGACAGCTACAGCCGCTACCGAAAGCAAATGGCCGTCAAGAAATACCTGGCAGCCGTCCTTGGGAAAAG CCTTGAAGACATAGATTTTCACCAAATCCTACAAGACATAAACTTTGACGCCCTCCCGGACGGGGATGAGTTTGAGGCTTTTTTGGGAGACTGGCTGAAACAGCTCTCTCCCGAATTTCTGGTGAGTTTCAGGCTCATTCCTGAGGCCGCATCTTTGCAGGGGGACGTCTTGTGTCCCtcccctttcttttttcctctcacctTTAACTCGCAAACCTTGTGA